The Thermoclostridium stercorarium subsp. stercorarium DSM 8532 genome contains a region encoding:
- a CDS encoding glycoside hydrolase family 88 protein produces the protein MIEISAQDREWLESVWKKICSKMSKVVDNVGDKIPYTTIGGRFDDKFEEDPAWWTNGFWPGIMWLMYMGTKDEKYREKAEKAELRLDKVLFGLDGSFEGLHHDVGFMWHISSVANYRITGNPQSRIRGLIAANHLASRFNINGRFITAWNGKDREGWSIIDTMMNLPLLYWASEETGYSRYRRIAEAHADKTAENVVRPDGSVVHIIEYDIDTGEVIRTYGGQGYGVGSSWSRGQSWAIYGFALSYIHTRKNLYLDIAKRVAHYFISCIQDNNYIPAIDFRSPESPVYIDTTAGAIAASGMIEISKHVPEYEKKTYFSSALKILRALEKEHCSWSDATDSILQNGSEAYSGGIHKSIIYGDFFFIEAIMKLKELGILLW, from the coding sequence ATGATTGAAATTTCCGCACAGGACAGGGAATGGCTTGAGTCCGTATGGAAAAAAATATGTTCCAAAATGAGCAAGGTTGTTGACAATGTCGGGGACAAAATACCTTATACCACGATCGGCGGCAGGTTTGATGACAAATTTGAAGAAGACCCCGCATGGTGGACGAACGGTTTCTGGCCGGGCATAATGTGGCTTATGTACATGGGGACAAAGGACGAAAAATACAGGGAAAAAGCCGAAAAGGCAGAACTGCGTCTCGATAAGGTTCTTTTCGGTCTTGACGGAAGTTTTGAAGGGCTGCATCATGACGTAGGTTTCATGTGGCATATATCAAGCGTCGCAAACTATAGAATCACAGGTAATCCCCAGTCCAGGATCAGGGGACTTATCGCCGCAAACCATCTTGCGTCCAGGTTTAACATAAACGGCAGGTTTATAACCGCCTGGAACGGCAAAGATCGGGAAGGATGGTCGATAATAGACACAATGATGAACCTTCCCCTCCTGTACTGGGCTTCGGAAGAAACGGGATACAGCCGTTACCGCCGCATAGCGGAAGCCCATGCAGACAAGACAGCCGAAAACGTTGTTCGTCCCGACGGTTCTGTAGTCCATATTATCGAATATGACATTGATACGGGGGAAGTTATAAGGACTTACGGGGGACAGGGTTATGGTGTAGGTTCGTCATGGTCAAGAGGGCAGAGCTGGGCAATTTATGGATTCGCGCTGTCCTATATACATACCCGAAAAAACCTTTATCTCGATATTGCAAAACGTGTGGCTCATTATTTCATTTCATGCATTCAGGATAATAATTACATACCGGCAATAGATTTCAGAAGTCCCGAAAGCCCTGTATATATAGATACTACCGCAGGAGCCATTGCAGCCAGCGGAATGATTGAAATTTCAAAACACGTTCCGGAATATGAAAAAAAGACATATTTTAGCTCAGCGCTGAAAATTCTGAGAGCGCTGGAAAAAGAACACTGCAGCTGGTCCGATGCGACCGATTCCATTTTGCAGAACGGCTCGGAGGCATACAGCGGCGGAATACATAAAAGTATCATTTACGGTGATTTCTTTTTCATAGAGGCAATTATGAAACTGAAAGAATTGGGAATACTTCTGTGGTAA
- the spoVT gene encoding stage V sporulation protein T, producing the protein MKATGIVRRIDDLGRVVIPKEIRRTLRIREGDPLEIFTDREGEVILKKYSPIGELGDFASDYAESLHNTSGHIICVADRDSIIAVSGAPKKEFLEKQLSSELEKIIESKTIFVAPSADSARVPILSDDPSDKYTSQVIAPIISEGDPIGAVIILSTDPNAKMGDVETKLAQSAASFLGKHMEQ; encoded by the coding sequence TTGAAGGCGACAGGCATCGTGAGAAGAATCGATGATTTAGGACGTGTGGTAATTCCCAAGGAAATCAGACGGACATTAAGAATACGTGAAGGCGATCCATTGGAAATATTTACCGATCGTGAAGGAGAAGTTATCCTGAAGAAATACTCACCTATCGGAGAGTTAGGTGATTTTGCGTCGGATTATGCTGAGTCCCTGCATAATACAAGCGGACATATAATTTGCGTTGCCGACAGGGATTCAATAATTGCCGTATCAGGTGCGCCAAAAAAGGAATTCCTTGAAAAGCAGTTAAGCAGTGAGCTGGAGAAAATAATAGAATCCAAAACCATATTTGTTGCGCCTTCTGCCGACTCAGCCAGGGTTCCGATTTTAAGCGATGACCCGTCTGACAAATATACATCCCAGGTTATTGCCCCTATAATTTCGGAAGGTGATCCTATCGGAGCGGTAATTATTTTATCAACCGATCCCAATGCGAAAATGGGAGATGTGGAAACCAAACTTGCACAGTCAGCTGCAAGTTTTCTGGGGAAGCATATGGAACAGTGA